A single window of Vidua chalybeata isolate OUT-0048 chromosome 7, bVidCha1 merged haplotype, whole genome shotgun sequence DNA harbors:
- the CFAP65 gene encoding cilia- and flagella-associated protein 65 isoform X1, with product MMERAVPQGAGQALAMLSQVHDEPENSDSFWKSGYDRKVSAREAKKKKVIFWGIEVPETLSWRGWELGKEMIKHLTLKNVHGKAQKLSYRAPSTPFFFTVFPQLITLNPGMSVTLPIVFRPSEKRDYEDNIIFVKAEGEFSVTLHATLPRFRLSIPAAVQLPVCAIHSATEATFPVCNIGDLVSIFAWETSSPFSMDPMCGTLNPGAECMVKVVFKPEVAGVHYAAATCWFGGEVKQKRTIKLKALAKYPCLCVSVTGKKSEGVQPGKFQDALCFGSVAVGTTVEKSVEIFNMSVVDAPCRIERAKDPLLHDYVFSCDVSHDVVPAKGKLVLSIRFQPQVVGEHSTDYFTITSAAGHLETVLKVVGSCKGPSVSLHQQSVDFNWINLGESLMRTLQISNTSDVPAYYQFDIDCKGSVFSLDRPCGVLEGATTLTLKVIFRPAHPMNYHRRVVCLVHHQEPLYVDFFGTCHSDTAKPTTLQKRHLSWYRTNMVRGLTFYPPNILSEMLKNGKLQMDEKGALMLPPEISEDQPPKEYLEPNSMAEYFYDGVSSDLALFPAHVSVSPREYDFGCCMPPHKAESLSLCVTNHTKGNIIVAWTPSHGSAFQVDPEICDIPPLESSTFYVFCRPTQVNSLYAAELEGFAVYKVMRHYTNIENDATICPSWCLTVRLRAHTYEAKREHIIPQYILDVPKQTFPPVVCDTDTYCSMLLSNPSTSLITFSVNQTACPSVLVKPSLGYVIPGGHQIFFLSTHPVNTVLQQHVLPLELNSYPAYTKEIVLQSCGQSLLLLLEGDGILYFKPLHIGTSSTRMYSIKNCTRLPMVFTWKIHRSDSKILSVSPTEGILQPYETMSQAWTFTPDKETKYMLQAMVFVRWKSPDPLSPKDVHYVLWVIGEGTLGTIRAQKEHLDLGNVLVGDQKSCSIVLLNDEICTLNYILSVEQITGPQDPEDICSHPLALELEHSRGTIPARSKALVRIKVRPTHRLHYTWLIKYAICTPRAADLASTKEFLCSIVAIGVYPTLRITDACTTRTASSNRMHIWKLFSLDTLNEFLERDPTPGELTYKVPTRHSTCLIPPVYTPLLVDFDFGSAPVGSEPTTVMLLLENKGVVPVDWAFLFPSDQKIDMEHWAEDADFTPQELHQMRIQDNQLFSVSPKSGTLLPGQEKSVQLSHRHYFIGTDRLPVLLKISYGHEILLSFSGVTVERDQRYVHFASTKHVFAPIALGRSQPPTQIYKLYNGGSMPVTFEVQLDNIVKIREKNFQHPVFVCLTPRGEIPPGEAGHIKWIFSPLEAKTYTVDVLIDILEGDSTQITFQGAGYNPNIVEEAATSRHFFSSAVIPGSAKLTLPGQAATLSHHRICFGNIPDCTKAGRLVFLNNISKSKAVVFTWQVNSCKEMVLEVAPESGVAQPGESIPCFITLQHTRTPYFCRINLVCEVYIQESLVQYERDLHEWEKEKERQAVEFTITEKNLGTKRKLTSPSVRLSDSAETANLPESSAVIRKYKTLPPIKSHPTPSQPPGHIERGLLDKDASQVKPEPPTPLFLYLDVSARSYAIEDFLSNFALDFPRYFLSRPFSTQPSESKLVDGNRHRSRTDMEHKQLSLAAASKHELEVVTDILTGVIRSLLEDGRFQKSVRKIQDEPIPYFSQFQSAKSAELQDSRQGSMIPSRVSSLTDLDLEKDGEKKKISQKTSPSDLLESCETFHHKQLREKEIISRQPAVGNLVELVLENTLQNILIEASRGEVVLTAQPRVIALPPNASRRITNPATPPSRA from the exons ATGATGGAGCGGGCCGTGccccagggagctgggcaggcgCTCGCT ATGCTTTCTCAGGTGCATGATGAGCCCGAAAACTCTGACTCTTTTTGGAAGAGTGGCTATGACAGGAAG GTGTCTGCAAGAGAggcaaagaagaagaaagtcaTATTCTGGGGCATTGAGGTTCCTGAAACACTCAGCTGGCGTGGCTGGGAACTTGGAAAAGAGATGATCAAACACCTGACCTTGAAAAACGTTCATGGGAAAGCCCAGAAGCTGAGTTACAG GGCTCCTTCCACGCCATTCTTCTTCACTGTTTTCCCACAGCTGATTACTCTGAACCCTGGTATGTCTGTAACTCTGCCCATCGTTTTCCGGCCCAGTGAAAAG aGGGATTATGAAGACAACATCATCTTTGTGAAGGCTGAGGGTGAGTTCTCTGTTACCCTGCATGCTACGCTTCCACGCTTCCGTCTGTCCATCCCGGCCGCTGTCCAGTTGCCTGTCTGTGCTATCCACAGTGCTACAGAGGCGACGTTTCCTGTGTGCAACATTGG TGATCTCGTTAGCATCTTTGCCTGGGAGACATCAAGTCCTTTCTCCATGGATCCTATGTGTGGCACACTGAACCCAGGTGCTGAGTGCATGGTCAAGGTGGTCTTCAAGCCGGAGGTGGCAGGGGTGCATTATGCAGCAGCAACATGCTGGTTTGGAGGTGAAGTGAAACAAAAGAGGACAATCAAGCTAAAAGCCCTGG CCAAATACCCCTGCCTGTGTGTGAGCGTGACAGGAAAGAAGTCTGAAGGTGTACAGCCTGGAAAGTTTCAGGATGCCCTGTGTTTTGGATCAGTAGCAGTGGGGACAACTGTGGAGAAGTCTGTGGAAATCTTCAACATGTCTGTG GTTGATGCACCATGTAGAATAGAACGAGCAAAAGACCCTCTGCTTCATGATTATGTTTTCTCCTGTGATGTGTCCCATGATGTTGTTCCTGCCAAAGGGAAGCTGGTCTTGTCCATACGGTTTCAGCCCCAAGTAGTAGGAGAGCACAGTACTGACTATTTCACTATCACATCTGCTGCAGGCCACTTGGAGACTGTTCTGAAAGTGGTTGGCTCATGTAAAG GTCCTTCTGTGTCCCTGCACCAGCAGTCTGTGGACTTTAACTGGATCAATCTTGGAGAAAGTTTGATGCGGACACTGCAAATCAGCAACACGTCAGATGTCCCGGCCTATTATCAATTTGATATTGATTGCAAAGGGAGCGTGTTCTCCTTGGATCGCCCCTGTGGAGTCTTGGAGGGCGCAACAACACTAACACTGAAGGTGATCTTTCGACCTGCTCACCCAATGAATTATCACCGCAGAGTCGTGTGCCTTGTCCACCACCAG GAACCCCTGTATGTGGACTTTTTTGGTACCTGCCATTCAGACACAGCTAAGCCAACCACCCTTCAGAAAAGACACCTCTCTTGGTACCGAACCAACATGGTGAGGGGACTGACCTTCTACCCCCCTAATATCCTGAGTGAAATGCTGAAGAATGGGAAGTTGCAGATGGATGAAAAGGGAGCCCTCATGCTTCCCCCTGAG ATTTCTGAGGACCAGCCACCCAAGGAATACTTGGAACCCAATTCCATGGCTGAATATTTCTATGATGGTGTAAGCAGCGACTTGGCCTTGTTTCCTGCTCATGTTAGTGTCAGCCCCAGGGAGTATGATTTTGGATGCTGCATGCCACCACACAAGGCAgaatctctttctctctgtgtgacCAACCACACCAAAGGAAATATCATTGTTGCCTGGACTCCAAGCCATGGCAGTGCCTTCCAAGTGGACCCTGAAATCTGTGACATCCCACCGTTGGAGTCTTCAACTTTCTATGTCTTTTGCAGGCCCACTCAGGTCAACAGTCTTtatgcagcagagctggaaggtTTTGCTGTTTATAAG GTGATGAGACACTACACCAACATTGAGAATGATGCCACCATCTGTCCATCGTGGTGCCTGACTGTGAGGCTGAGAGCACACACATATGAAGCAAAACGGGAGCACATCATTCCACAGTACATCCTGGATGTCCCCAAA CAGACTTTTCCTCCTGTGGTTTGTGACACTGATACCTACTGCAGCATGCTGTTGTCCAACCCAAGCACCTCTTTGATAACCTTCAGTGTGAACCAAACTGCCTGTCCCTCTGTTTTGGTCAAGCCCAGCTTAGGATATGTCATTCCAGGAGGCCaccagattttctttctttccactcACCCAGTTAACACAGTCTTGCAGCAGCATGTCCTGCCTTTGGAGCTGAACTCTTATCCTGCATACACCAAG GAGATTGTCCTCCAGAGTTGTGGGCAGTCCCTTCTTTTGCTCTTAGAAGGTGATGGAATTCTCTATTTCAAGCCTCTCCATATAGGGACCTCCTCTACACGAATGTACAGCATTAAAAACTGCACAAGGCTACCCATGGTTTTCACATGGAAGATCCATCGGTCAGACAGTAAGATCTTGTCTGTCAGCCCCACTGAAGGGATCCTCCAGCCCTATGAAACCATG TCTCAGGCATGGACTTTTACTCCTGACAAGGAAACCAAGTATATGCTGCAAGCTATGGTGTTTGTGAGGTGGAAAAGCCCAGACCCTCTGTCTCCCAAAGATGTCCATTATGTCTTATGGGTCATTGGAGAAGGGACACTGGGCACCATCAGG GCACAAAAGGAGCATCTGGACCTTGGAAATGTTCTAGTTGGTGATCAAAAAAGCTGCAGCATTGTACTGCTAAATGATGAGATCTGTACTCTGAATTACATCCTCAGTGTGGAACAAATCACAGGGCCCCAGGACCCTGAGGACATCTGCAGCCATCCACTGG CTCTAGAGCTGGAACACTCCAGAGGAACAATCCCTGCAAGATCAAAAGCTTTGGTCCGAATAAAAGTAAGGCCAACCCATCGGCTGCATTACACCTGGTTAATCAAATATGCTATTTGCACACCCAGAG CTGCAGATCTTGCAAGCACAAAAGAGTTCCTCTGCTCCATTGTAGCAATAGGCGTCTACCCAACTTTGCGCATCACAGATGCTTGTACAACAAGGACTGCCAGCAGTAACAGGATGCACATTTGGAAGCTCTTCTCCTTGGACACACTGAATGAATTCTTGGAGCGAGACCCAACTCCTGGCGAGCTCACCTACAAAGTTCCCACAAGGCACAG CACATGCTTGATCCCTCCAGTGTATACCCCTCTCCTGGTGGATTTTGACTTTGGGTCTGCCCCGGTGGGCTCAGAGCCTACCACTGTGATGCTTCTGCTGGAGAACAAGGGTGTGGTACCTGTGGACTG GGCCTTCTTGTTTCCTTCTGATCAGAAGATAGACATGGAGCACTGGGCAGAAGATGCTGACTTTACCCCTCAGGAGCTGCACCAGATGAGAATTCAGGATAACCAACTCTTCAGTGTTTCCCCAAAGTCGGGAACACTTCTTCCAGGGCAAGAGAAATCTGTCCAGCTCTCACACAG ACATTATTTCATTGGCACTGATCgcctccctgtcctgctgaagATTTCCTATGGCCATGAGATTCTG CTGTCCTTCAGTGGTGTGACAGTGGAACGCGACCAGCGGTACGTTCATTTTGCATCCACTAAGCACGTCTTCGCACCCATTGCTCTTGGACGCTCCCAACCCCCCACGCAG ATTTATAAACTCTACAATGGTGGCTCCATGCCTGTGACATTTGAGGTTCAGCTGGACAACATTGTGAAGATACGGGAGAAGAATTTTCAGCATCCTGTGTTTGTCTGCCTAACTCCTAGAGGAGAAATCCCCCCTGGTGAAGCAGGGCACATTAAGTGGATCTTCTCACCACTGGAAGCTAAAACATACACG GTTGATGTTCTCATCGACATCCTGGAGGGTGACTCAACCCAGATTACTTTCCAAGGAGCAGGCTACAATCCAAATATTGTAGAAGAGGCTGCCACGtccagacattttttttcttctgcagtcaTTCCAGGTTCTGCCAAGCTAACTCTGCCTGGGCAG gcagccaCCTTGTCCCATCACAGGATTTGCTTTGGAAATATCCCAGACTGCACCAAAGCTGGTCGACTTGTCTTTCTCAACAATATCTCAAAGAGCAAGGCAGTGGTGTTTACCTGGCAGGTAAACTCCTGTAAAGAAATG GTGTTGGAGGTTGCTCCAGAGTCAGGGGTTGCGCAGCCTGGAGAGAGTATCCCCTGCTTCATCACACTGCAACATACAAGGACTCCCTACTTCTGCAGAATAAATCTGGTGTGTGAG GTGTACATCCAGGAGTCCCTGGTTCAGTATGAGAGGGACCTGCATGagtgggaaaaggagaaggaacgACAGGCTGTGGAATTCACCATCACAGAGAAGAACCTTGGGACTAAGAGGAAGCTAACGTCACCTTCAGTG aggttATCAGATTCTGCTGAAACAGCAAATCTTCCCGAATCCTCAGCTGTGATCAGGAAATACAAG ACATTACCCCCTATTAAAAGCCACCCTACACCCAGTCAGCCACCTGGACACATTGAGAGGGGGCTGTTGGACAAAGATGCTAGCCAGGTCAAACCAGAGCCTCCCACACCCTTGTTCTTATACCTTGATGTGTCAGCCAGGTCCTACGCCATTGAGGACTTCCTCAGCAACTTTGCCTTGGATTTTCCCAGATACTTCTTGTCTCG CCCTTTCAGCACCCAGCCCTCAGAAAGCAAATTGGTGGATGGAAATAGGCACAGAAGCAGGACGGACATGGAGCACAAAcagctgtccctggctgctgcttctaAACATGAGCTGGAGGTGGTGACTGACATACTCACAGGTGTCATCAG AAGCCTCTTGGAGGATGGCCGCTTCCAGAAGTCAGTGAGAAAAATCCAAGATGAGCCTATTCCATATTTCTCCCAGTTCCAGTCTGCAAAatcagcagagctccaggacAGTAGACAGGGCTCCATGATTCCCTCCAGGGTGTCTTCTTTG
- the CFAP65 gene encoding cilia- and flagella-associated protein 65 isoform X5 translates to MLSQVHDEPENSDSFWKSGYDRKVSAREAKKKKVIFWGIEVPETLSWRGWELGKEMIKHLTLKNVHGKAQKLSYRAPSTPFFFTVFPQLITLNPGMSVTLPIVFRPSEKRDYEDNIIFVKAEGEFSVTLHATLPRFRLSIPAAVQLPVCAIHSATEATFPVCNIGDLVSIFAWETSSPFSMDPMCGTLNPGAECMVKVVFKPEVAGVHYAAATCWFGGEVKQKRTIKLKALAKYPCLCVSVTGKKSEGVQPGKFQDALCFGSVAVGTTVEKSVEIFNMSVVDAPCRIERAKDPLLHDYVFSCDVSHDVVPAKGKLVLSIRFQPQVVGEHSTDYFTITSAAGHLETVLKVVGSCKGPSVSLHQQSVDFNWINLGESLMRTLQISNTSDVPAYYQFDIDCKGSVFSLDRPCGVLEGATTLTLKVIFRPAHPMNYHRRVVCLVHHQEPLYVDFFGTCHSDTAKPTTLQKRHLSWYRTNMVRGLTFYPPNILSEMLKNGKLQMDEKGALMLPPEISEDQPPKEYLEPNSMAEYFYDGVSSDLALFPAHVSVSPREYDFGCCMPPHKAESLSLCVTNHTKGNIIVAWTPSHGSAFQVDPEICDIPPLESSTFYVFCRPTQVNSLYAAELEGFAVYKVMRHYTNIENDATICPSWCLTVRLRAHTYEAKREHIIPQYILDVPKQTFPPVVCDTDTYCSMLLSNPSTSLITFSVNQTACPSVLVKPSLGYVIPGGHQIFFLSTHPVNTVLQQHVLPLELNSYPAYTKEIVLQSCGQSLLLLLEGDGILYFKPLHIGTSSTRMYSIKNCTRLPMVFTWKIHRSDSKILSVSPTEGILQPYETMSQAWTFTPDKETKYMLQAMVFVRWKSPDPLSPKDVHYVLWVIGEGTLGTIRAQKEHLDLGNVLVGDQKSCSIVLLNDEICTLNYILSVEQITGPQDPEDICSHPLALELEHSRGTIPARSKALVRIKVRPTHRLHYTWLIKYAICTPRAADLASTKEFLCSIVAIGVYPTLRITDACTTRTASSNRMHIWKLFSLDTLNEFLERDPTPGELTYKVPTRHSTCLIPPVYTPLLVDFDFGSAPVGSEPTTVMLLLENKGVVPVDWAFLFPSDQKIDMEHWAEDADFTPQELHQMRIQDNQLFSVSPKSGTLLPGQEKSVQLSHRHYFIGTDRLPVLLKISYGHEILLSFSGVTVERDQRYVHFASTKHVFAPIALGRSQPPTQIYKLYNGGSMPVTFEVQLDNIVKIREKNFQHPVFVCLTPRGEIPPGEAGHIKWIFSPLEAKTYTVDVLIDILEGDSTQITFQGAGYNPNIVEEAATSRHFFSSAVIPGSAKLTLPGQAATLSHHRICFGNIPDCTKAGRLVFLNNISKSKAVVFTWQVNSCKEMVLEVAPESGVAQPGESIPCFITLQHTRTPYFCRINLVCEVYIQESLVQYERDLHEWEKEKERQAVEFTITEKNLGTKRKLTSPSVRLSDSAETANLPESSAVIRKYKTLPPIKSHPTPSQPPGHIERGLLDKDASQVKPEPPTPLFLYLDVSARSYAIEDFLSNFALDFPRYFLSRPFSTQPSESKLVDGNRHRSRTDMEHKQLSLAAASKHELEVVTDILTGVIRSLLEDGRFQKSVRKIQDEPIPYFSQFQSAKSAELQDSRQGSMIPSRVSSLTDLDLEKDGEKKKISQKTSPSDLLESCETFHHKQLREKEIISRQPAVGNLVELVLENTLQNILIEASRGEVVLTAQPRVIALPPNASRRITNPATPPSRA, encoded by the exons ATGCTTTCTCAGGTGCATGATGAGCCCGAAAACTCTGACTCTTTTTGGAAGAGTGGCTATGACAGGAAG GTGTCTGCAAGAGAggcaaagaagaagaaagtcaTATTCTGGGGCATTGAGGTTCCTGAAACACTCAGCTGGCGTGGCTGGGAACTTGGAAAAGAGATGATCAAACACCTGACCTTGAAAAACGTTCATGGGAAAGCCCAGAAGCTGAGTTACAG GGCTCCTTCCACGCCATTCTTCTTCACTGTTTTCCCACAGCTGATTACTCTGAACCCTGGTATGTCTGTAACTCTGCCCATCGTTTTCCGGCCCAGTGAAAAG aGGGATTATGAAGACAACATCATCTTTGTGAAGGCTGAGGGTGAGTTCTCTGTTACCCTGCATGCTACGCTTCCACGCTTCCGTCTGTCCATCCCGGCCGCTGTCCAGTTGCCTGTCTGTGCTATCCACAGTGCTACAGAGGCGACGTTTCCTGTGTGCAACATTGG TGATCTCGTTAGCATCTTTGCCTGGGAGACATCAAGTCCTTTCTCCATGGATCCTATGTGTGGCACACTGAACCCAGGTGCTGAGTGCATGGTCAAGGTGGTCTTCAAGCCGGAGGTGGCAGGGGTGCATTATGCAGCAGCAACATGCTGGTTTGGAGGTGAAGTGAAACAAAAGAGGACAATCAAGCTAAAAGCCCTGG CCAAATACCCCTGCCTGTGTGTGAGCGTGACAGGAAAGAAGTCTGAAGGTGTACAGCCTGGAAAGTTTCAGGATGCCCTGTGTTTTGGATCAGTAGCAGTGGGGACAACTGTGGAGAAGTCTGTGGAAATCTTCAACATGTCTGTG GTTGATGCACCATGTAGAATAGAACGAGCAAAAGACCCTCTGCTTCATGATTATGTTTTCTCCTGTGATGTGTCCCATGATGTTGTTCCTGCCAAAGGGAAGCTGGTCTTGTCCATACGGTTTCAGCCCCAAGTAGTAGGAGAGCACAGTACTGACTATTTCACTATCACATCTGCTGCAGGCCACTTGGAGACTGTTCTGAAAGTGGTTGGCTCATGTAAAG GTCCTTCTGTGTCCCTGCACCAGCAGTCTGTGGACTTTAACTGGATCAATCTTGGAGAAAGTTTGATGCGGACACTGCAAATCAGCAACACGTCAGATGTCCCGGCCTATTATCAATTTGATATTGATTGCAAAGGGAGCGTGTTCTCCTTGGATCGCCCCTGTGGAGTCTTGGAGGGCGCAACAACACTAACACTGAAGGTGATCTTTCGACCTGCTCACCCAATGAATTATCACCGCAGAGTCGTGTGCCTTGTCCACCACCAG GAACCCCTGTATGTGGACTTTTTTGGTACCTGCCATTCAGACACAGCTAAGCCAACCACCCTTCAGAAAAGACACCTCTCTTGGTACCGAACCAACATGGTGAGGGGACTGACCTTCTACCCCCCTAATATCCTGAGTGAAATGCTGAAGAATGGGAAGTTGCAGATGGATGAAAAGGGAGCCCTCATGCTTCCCCCTGAG ATTTCTGAGGACCAGCCACCCAAGGAATACTTGGAACCCAATTCCATGGCTGAATATTTCTATGATGGTGTAAGCAGCGACTTGGCCTTGTTTCCTGCTCATGTTAGTGTCAGCCCCAGGGAGTATGATTTTGGATGCTGCATGCCACCACACAAGGCAgaatctctttctctctgtgtgacCAACCACACCAAAGGAAATATCATTGTTGCCTGGACTCCAAGCCATGGCAGTGCCTTCCAAGTGGACCCTGAAATCTGTGACATCCCACCGTTGGAGTCTTCAACTTTCTATGTCTTTTGCAGGCCCACTCAGGTCAACAGTCTTtatgcagcagagctggaaggtTTTGCTGTTTATAAG GTGATGAGACACTACACCAACATTGAGAATGATGCCACCATCTGTCCATCGTGGTGCCTGACTGTGAGGCTGAGAGCACACACATATGAAGCAAAACGGGAGCACATCATTCCACAGTACATCCTGGATGTCCCCAAA CAGACTTTTCCTCCTGTGGTTTGTGACACTGATACCTACTGCAGCATGCTGTTGTCCAACCCAAGCACCTCTTTGATAACCTTCAGTGTGAACCAAACTGCCTGTCCCTCTGTTTTGGTCAAGCCCAGCTTAGGATATGTCATTCCAGGAGGCCaccagattttctttctttccactcACCCAGTTAACACAGTCTTGCAGCAGCATGTCCTGCCTTTGGAGCTGAACTCTTATCCTGCATACACCAAG GAGATTGTCCTCCAGAGTTGTGGGCAGTCCCTTCTTTTGCTCTTAGAAGGTGATGGAATTCTCTATTTCAAGCCTCTCCATATAGGGACCTCCTCTACACGAATGTACAGCATTAAAAACTGCACAAGGCTACCCATGGTTTTCACATGGAAGATCCATCGGTCAGACAGTAAGATCTTGTCTGTCAGCCCCACTGAAGGGATCCTCCAGCCCTATGAAACCATG TCTCAGGCATGGACTTTTACTCCTGACAAGGAAACCAAGTATATGCTGCAAGCTATGGTGTTTGTGAGGTGGAAAAGCCCAGACCCTCTGTCTCCCAAAGATGTCCATTATGTCTTATGGGTCATTGGAGAAGGGACACTGGGCACCATCAGG GCACAAAAGGAGCATCTGGACCTTGGAAATGTTCTAGTTGGTGATCAAAAAAGCTGCAGCATTGTACTGCTAAATGATGAGATCTGTACTCTGAATTACATCCTCAGTGTGGAACAAATCACAGGGCCCCAGGACCCTGAGGACATCTGCAGCCATCCACTGG CTCTAGAGCTGGAACACTCCAGAGGAACAATCCCTGCAAGATCAAAAGCTTTGGTCCGAATAAAAGTAAGGCCAACCCATCGGCTGCATTACACCTGGTTAATCAAATATGCTATTTGCACACCCAGAG CTGCAGATCTTGCAAGCACAAAAGAGTTCCTCTGCTCCATTGTAGCAATAGGCGTCTACCCAACTTTGCGCATCACAGATGCTTGTACAACAAGGACTGCCAGCAGTAACAGGATGCACATTTGGAAGCTCTTCTCCTTGGACACACTGAATGAATTCTTGGAGCGAGACCCAACTCCTGGCGAGCTCACCTACAAAGTTCCCACAAGGCACAG CACATGCTTGATCCCTCCAGTGTATACCCCTCTCCTGGTGGATTTTGACTTTGGGTCTGCCCCGGTGGGCTCAGAGCCTACCACTGTGATGCTTCTGCTGGAGAACAAGGGTGTGGTACCTGTGGACTG GGCCTTCTTGTTTCCTTCTGATCAGAAGATAGACATGGAGCACTGGGCAGAAGATGCTGACTTTACCCCTCAGGAGCTGCACCAGATGAGAATTCAGGATAACCAACTCTTCAGTGTTTCCCCAAAGTCGGGAACACTTCTTCCAGGGCAAGAGAAATCTGTCCAGCTCTCACACAG ACATTATTTCATTGGCACTGATCgcctccctgtcctgctgaagATTTCCTATGGCCATGAGATTCTG CTGTCCTTCAGTGGTGTGACAGTGGAACGCGACCAGCGGTACGTTCATTTTGCATCCACTAAGCACGTCTTCGCACCCATTGCTCTTGGACGCTCCCAACCCCCCACGCAG ATTTATAAACTCTACAATGGTGGCTCCATGCCTGTGACATTTGAGGTTCAGCTGGACAACATTGTGAAGATACGGGAGAAGAATTTTCAGCATCCTGTGTTTGTCTGCCTAACTCCTAGAGGAGAAATCCCCCCTGGTGAAGCAGGGCACATTAAGTGGATCTTCTCACCACTGGAAGCTAAAACATACACG GTTGATGTTCTCATCGACATCCTGGAGGGTGACTCAACCCAGATTACTTTCCAAGGAGCAGGCTACAATCCAAATATTGTAGAAGAGGCTGCCACGtccagacattttttttcttctgcagtcaTTCCAGGTTCTGCCAAGCTAACTCTGCCTGGGCAG gcagccaCCTTGTCCCATCACAGGATTTGCTTTGGAAATATCCCAGACTGCACCAAAGCTGGTCGACTTGTCTTTCTCAACAATATCTCAAAGAGCAAGGCAGTGGTGTTTACCTGGCAGGTAAACTCCTGTAAAGAAATG GTGTTGGAGGTTGCTCCAGAGTCAGGGGTTGCGCAGCCTGGAGAGAGTATCCCCTGCTTCATCACACTGCAACATACAAGGACTCCCTACTTCTGCAGAATAAATCTGGTGTGTGAG GTGTACATCCAGGAGTCCCTGGTTCAGTATGAGAGGGACCTGCATGagtgggaaaaggagaaggaacgACAGGCTGTGGAATTCACCATCACAGAGAAGAACCTTGGGACTAAGAGGAAGCTAACGTCACCTTCAGTG aggttATCAGATTCTGCTGAAACAGCAAATCTTCCCGAATCCTCAGCTGTGATCAGGAAATACAAG ACATTACCCCCTATTAAAAGCCACCCTACACCCAGTCAGCCACCTGGACACATTGAGAGGGGGCTGTTGGACAAAGATGCTAGCCAGGTCAAACCAGAGCCTCCCACACCCTTGTTCTTATACCTTGATGTGTCAGCCAGGTCCTACGCCATTGAGGACTTCCTCAGCAACTTTGCCTTGGATTTTCCCAGATACTTCTTGTCTCG CCCTTTCAGCACCCAGCCCTCAGAAAGCAAATTGGTGGATGGAAATAGGCACAGAAGCAGGACGGACATGGAGCACAAAcagctgtccctggctgctgcttctaAACATGAGCTGGAGGTGGTGACTGACATACTCACAGGTGTCATCAG AAGCCTCTTGGAGGATGGCCGCTTCCAGAAGTCAGTGAGAAAAATCCAAGATGAGCCTATTCCATATTTCTCCCAGTTCCAGTCTGCAAAatcagcagagctccaggacAGTAGACAGGGCTCCATGATTCCCTCCAGGGTGTCTTCTTTG